From the genome of Bubalus bubalis isolate 160015118507 breed Murrah chromosome 2, NDDB_SH_1, whole genome shotgun sequence, one region includes:
- the KDF1 gene encoding keratinocyte differentiation factor 1 yields MPRPGHPRPSSGPPRLGPWERPAELCLETYDEPARAPPSHRTRRPDPKDPGHHGPESLTFISGSAEQTPEPPACCLLWRPWVWDWCRAAFCFRRCRDCLQRCGACARGCSPCLSSGDSPEGAAEANWVKEHNGVPPSPDRAPPSRRDGQRLKSAMGSSFSYPDVKLKGIPVYPYRSTTSPAPDADSCCKEPLADPPPMRHSLPSTLASSPRGSEEYYSFHESDLDLPEIGSGSMSSREIDVLIFKKLTELFSVHQIDELAKCTSDTVFLEKTSKISDLISSITQDYHLDEQDAEGRLVRGIIRISTRKSRARPQTAEGRSSRAAAPAAAAPDSGHETMVGSGLSQDELTVQISQETTADAIARKLRPYGAPGYPASHDSSFQGTDTDSSGAPLLQVYC; encoded by the exons ATGCCCCGCCCTGGACACCCCCGCCCATCATCTGGGCCCCCACGCTTGGGACCCTGGGAGCGGCCAGCAGAACTATGCCTGGAGACCTACGATGAGCCAGCCCGGGCTCCACCAAGCCACCGCACCCGCAGACCAGACCCCAAGGACCCCGGGCACCACGGGCCCGAGAGCCTTACCTTTATCTCCGGCTCTGCCGAGCAGACTCCCGAGCCCCCCGCCTGCTGCCTGCTCTGGCGACCCTGGGTATGGGACTGGTGCCGGGCGGCCTTCTGCTTCCGCCGCTGCCGGGACTGCCTGCAGCGCTGCGGGGCCTGTGCGCGGGGCTGCAGCCCCTGCTTGTCCTCGGGGGACTCCCCTGAAGGGGCCGCCGAAGCCAACTGGGTCAAGGAGCACAACGGCGTGCCCCCCAGCCCTGACCGTGCGCCTCCCAGCCGGCGGGATGGCCAGCGGCTCAAGTCGGCCATGGGGAGCAGCTTCAGCTACCCCGACGTCAAGCTCAAAGGCATCCCGGTGTACCCCTACCGCAGCACCACCTCCCCCGCCCCTGACGCGGACTCCTGCTGCAAGGAGCCGCTGGCTGACCCCCCACCCATGCGGCACAGCCTGCCCAGCACCCTCGCCAGCAGTCCCCGGGGCTCCGAGGAGTACTACTCCTTCCACGAGTCGGACCTGGACCTGCCCGAGATAGGCAGTGGCTCCATGTCCAGCCGAGAGATCGACGTGCTCATCTTCAAGAAGCTGACAGAGCTGTTCAGCGTACACCAGATTGACGAGCTGGCCAAGTGCACCTCAGACACTGTGTTCTTGGAGAAGACCAGTAAGATCTCGGACCTTATCAGCAGCATCACCCAGGACTACCACCTGGATGAGCAGGACGCTGAGGGCCGCCTGGTGCGCGGCATCATTCGCATCAGTACCCGCAAGAGCCGCGCCCGCCCGCAGACGGCAGAGGGGCGCTCAAGCCGGGCGGCCGCCCCAGCTGCAGCTGCCCCAGACAGCGGCCACGAGACCATGGTGGGCTCAGGGCTCAGCCAGGATG AACTCACGGTGCAGATCTCCCAGGAGACGACTGCAGATGCCATTGCCAGGAAGCTGAGACCCTATGGAGCCCCAG GATACCCTGCCAGCCACGACTCATCCTTCCAGGGCACCGACACAGACTCTTCAGGGGCACCCCTGCTCCAGGTGTACTGCTAA